A stretch of DNA from Pseudobacteriovorax antillogorgiicola:
AACCTGATAATAATTACCCTTTGCTTCGGCCGTCACTGAGAGCTCGACGAATCCTCTTTGAGTAAACTTGATAGCATTACTCACTAAATTGGTTAGAACTTGGCGAAGCCGGCCTTGGTCCAGCTCCACTTGACCGTTTAGGATAGGGTCGACTTCGCATATAAAGTCGATCCCTTGACTAGCCGCAGGCGTACGAGCCATCGTTGCCACTTTGTGAATCAATTCTTGAAGATTGAAGGCGGAACTATCTAGGGTAAACTCTGAGGCTTCGATTTTACTGATGTCTAGAATGTCGTTTACCTGGGCTAGTAATGATTCACTGGAGATCTGGATTTTTTCAATTTTATCGCCAATACTTGATTCTAATCTTTGGCGCGATAGGAGACTAGAAAGGGCTATAATGGCGTTCAAAGGAGTTCGGATCTCGTGACTCATATTAGCTAGGAAAAGACTCTTGGCCTTGTTAGCAGCTTCTGACTTTTCCTTTTCTTTCGTTAGGGCGCGCTTTTCTTTCGTTAGGGCGAGGATAGATTCGTCTAAGTTCTTAGACATGGAGTTGATGGCCTTAGCCGTCTGTCCTAGTTCATCTCGACCTTGATCGTCTAGGCTCACAGAGAAGTCTCCGTCTGATATCTTCTGGGCAGCGTACTGAATTTTTCTCAGCTTCATCGTGAGATAGGTCCCCAGAATATAGGAAAATAAGGCTGAGAGGGTCAGGCCCAGAACAGCGATACTCAGGGCTCTGTTTTGAGCCTTGGCAATCATTGCGGTGCTCTCTGTAGTGGAGATACCTATTTCAACCCTGCCAAAAATTCGATTGGATTCAGAGATATCGACGGTGCTATCAAAGATTCCATCGTCCACCTGATCTAAGCTAAGATCCTTAACAAAGACCTTATTAAGGGTCTCTGCACGACCGTATTCGGCAAGAGTTTTTTCACCAGTGCGAACGCGAGCATACTCAACCCCTTCATTGACCACGATCTCTTTGACATAATCCTGAAGGGATGCAACATCGAAAGAGATCAGGGCATCTTTTGATATGCTTGCAAATAAGGTGGCTACGGTTTCGGCTCTCGATTCAATATCCTTGGCAGCTTGGTCCTGTAGGTTGACTACGTTTCGTCCGACCAAGATGGACACTAGAAAGATCTCAATGATTGCAATCCCAATAATGGTTTTGGTTCTAAAAGACATGATTCACCTTCAATCCAATTCAGAAATGTTAAGAGCTCTAACATCGTCCCAATCTTTATTTTGTGCTCCTTCAAAACCTTTTAAACTGATGGATTTGAGAAGACTCTTACCACCTTCAGATTGATCCATCCCCAGTAGAGTCGATCTGATTTTTTGAATTAGATCTGCTGGAAGATTCTTTTTGAAGGCAATGGCGTGGGGGGTGTAGGGTTTGGTTTCCCACAAAATGCGGAGATCCTTGCGGACTTCCGGGTCGAGATTGTTAAAGGTACGCTTTACACCACCGCCAGCAGGGAATACTCCTAAAGACACGTTCCTGTAGACCGAATCGTGGGATGATACATACTGGGGGGTAAAGTTGATGCTCCTTTGGTTAAGTTCAGAACGA
This window harbors:
- a CDS encoding ATP-binding protein; this translates as MSFRTKTIIGIAIIEIFLVSILVGRNVVNLQDQAAKDIESRAETVATLFASISKDALISFDVASLQDYVKEIVVNEGVEYARVRTGEKTLAEYGRAETLNKVFVKDLSLDQVDDGIFDSTVDISESNRIFGRVEIGISTTESTAMIAKAQNRALSIAVLGLTLSALFSYILGTYLTMKLRKIQYAAQKISDGDFSVSLDDQGRDELGQTAKAINSMSKNLDESILALTKEKRALTKEKEKSEAANKAKSLFLANMSHEIRTPLNAIIALSSLLSRQRLESSIGDKIEKIQISSESLLAQVNDILDISKIEASEFTLDSSAFNLQELIHKVATMARTPAASQGIDFICEVDPILNGQVELDQGRLRQVLTNLVSNAIKFTQRGFVELSVTAEAKGNYYQVKFTVRDTGIGISKERQSELFKPFVQADISTTRQFGGTGLGLSISQEIVQRMGSRIELSSDEGLGSKFSFTLDIEIDQDVTTPTNPKLKDEQKTQLAHISETVDTPSEVSDLKNDESQSLPNIEEQEAQEDKCKILLVEDNEMNRQVMTALMETLGYQMEIAEDGNIGVERFQANGPYDIVLMDLQMPNMDGFEAATSIRKFEKDHHLNSTPIITMTANALEKEKKRSQEVGMNDYLTKPVTVDSVEHILKKWCSDHETRSEPKKVVDTSQTIDQSVLESLKSLNSPRSPNFYQNQLTGFLNTKDRIFGEIDQAIKNNNTSELAGLVHYFKTSCGIVGAKGLWALCKDLEQLASDNPSLQDCIACFELMATEAESVQEILKGELIEAEYLTAN